In the Colletotrichum lupini chromosome 4, complete sequence genome, CAAATCATTCCTTAAACATAGAGAATGATCTTAAATGTTTGCGAAGCATGGCTCTTGCCTGGTCTTCAAACACATTACACCTGCTTGACCTTCAAATAGATGCCTCGAAACATCCCAGGCGAGAACCCTGATACACTTTTGTGAGGTCAATCATGTTGGAACGACCTGAggcagtactccgtactttcAAGCTAAACCCCCACACGCTGCATATCTTCATTGGGAGAAAGGTGCACAATGTGCACAAGTCGCCCAAGCAGACCATGGATGCTCTATACTTTGCTGGAAGTACCTGGCCCCAGACAAGAGGGGAGCATCAGAGCAAAGTGTCAGTATCAAGAGGGCAAGGAGCACAGGACAGGGAGCACTCTGTTTGTCAAGAAGTATACGGAAAACGCTGCGGGAGAGACAAGGAGCCAATCAGTGCCAAAGGTCCTgggcggctgctgctgctcatTCGCCTGGTGGTCTTGGCTTCTTCAGTTCAATACATAGGCTACATGTACCGGCTCGTCTCGCCCGCCGGACTGCACTCGTGGTTCTGTACTGGGCAGAAATGGAGACGGCTGGGCGCGCGGGAGACCGACCGCCAGTTTAAACCCCGGCGACTACGAGATTTGTTCCGATTCGTACCGAACCTGCAAGCTTTGGCATCATTGCCCAGTATTTCCTCAAGTACCTTGCCAGGCTTGTCAAGCAATACTCCGGGCGTACACCAAAAATGGCCGGGTTGATGATATGCTCCCTCAAATATCTCACAACTTCTCCCCACCAACGGATATTCAAAGCTATGAATCTTCTAGAAGTTGGGGGCCGGGAATGGCATCAAGTTTGCTGAAGGGGGGAGGGAGAACGTGAAGATTCGAGTCTGCTTGCCTCGAAATGCCGTCATCTGGCCACCGCCCCCTTGTGCAGTTCGCAGGCATCACTCGGTCTAGCTGCAAGCTGCAGGAAAGCCTGCAGCTTTACTGGTATTGCCATGTCACACACCTCCGTCGCAGCCAGCCCCGCTCCGCCCCGCGGCAGACCTTCATTGGAGGGCTGTCCTCAATCTGTCCAGCATTGCCGTCTTGGATGCAGGCCAACGAACTCAGATTGTCGTTCGGCGGCAGGGCAGCGTCGATGAAGGGGAGATAAAGAGGGGCGAAGAACACACAGCTGGCGCTCATTGGACAAACTCTCACCGTTGTCTGTCCGAAATCTCATTCGCCCGAGGAGCTTACTCCGAGAGCAGAACGATAGCGTGGAGATCTGTTCTCCAAGCCAGGACGGAATTCTACGATATCCGTACACATGATCGGATTCCGTGCAACAGGTTCGTTGTCTTACGGAGGACTGTGGATGTCCCTCGTGAAGCCAAAGACTTGCGTGCGCCTTGCGAAGAGGCACATGTGTTGTTTTCCCAGTTCGTACGGGATCGCGAGTAGGCTCTTAACATCCTAAGCCTCCTGTGATACGTGATCTTCTTTGACCAATGAGCGCCGGGTTCTCATGCTCTCAATACGTCTCAAGCCTCGACAAAAGAAACCAAAGAAGCAGAGGGATGCTCTCCTATGTGGCACAGCTCGCGAACCTGAGGATCTTGCTGCCATGTGGCGGCTTGAAGACTTGCGTCTCCACAGCGCCGTGGCATGAAAAGCGAGGCTTCGTTTGCGCATCCCCTTAGATTCTCGGATTCGCTCGATTCGGCCCACGAGATAAGGAGTTTTCGCAAAGGCCTATGCTATGACTGTATCATGTTCACGATGGTTTCAACGGAGACACGCTGCTACTATTGAGGGAGAACGACGACGGTGAGTTGCATGACACCGCTGCCGTGGTTTGCCGCGCGGCTGATGCACACGACTCAAGCAAACGGTGAGCTGGATTACAGCTCAAGCCTCGAAGTTCGAACAGCGCGGCGCGCAACCCAATATTCGTATGGCTCTTTTCAGCTACACGCCGTTCTAGCCTTTCGGTAAAACTCGCTTCGATATTGCGCCGGACCATGAAGACTTTTCGCTGATGGTGCGCATTCGATCTCGAACAACACACCATACTGGTTTTCAGATACACAAAGTGCGACACACCAAAGGAGTCACCGAGACAAAATTTGGTTGCCTGCTGAAAAGAATCGGTTGGCCCAGGCCAACCAAGGGCCTCGAGCGGTCTAAAGCGGAAGGCTTCGAGAAGATCGCGGCTTTCTAGCTCGACTGGCACACCACATGGGCACGATGGGGTGATGATCCCCCCTGACGGGAATTGCGTTGGGTTTCAGCAATGCCCGAGAGCTCATCTGAGCGACAATCTCGCTCTTTTTCAGCATGACTAAGGCCCAGCGATACAAATATCCCCTGATATGGCTCGCTTACGGACATCGGCGATAGCGAGGAGTCCTTTCCGTGATCTCCTCGTGCCCTCTGGAGTCGGGAACCTGGAGTCTGGAGATATTGAACGTCCCACCCGGATCACCCCGCGTGTTGGTGAATGGGGAGATCTACGGATAGACATCACTCGACGATGATGTTGAGCGACTTGTTTGCGAGAAACGCAACGCAGACCCGTGATGCGGAGGTTTCGACATGTGGAGAGACGTCTGCCGTTATTCCGTCAGCGTGATCCCACGGAACACCGCTTGTCAAATCGAGAAATTGTCATTCGTCGACGCCATTTACTCATAAGTCATCAACTGCGGGGACGCGATTACACCACTAGGCTTCAGTCACGCTTCGTCGCCGGCGATTTGCCGTCACTCAGGTGAGCTAGCAAGTGAACTTTGGCCAATATTGACGTTAGACAAGCTGTTGGTGGCGGACGGAACCCCCTCATtttgcccccccccccccccccccgcctgGCTAATACTATGTGAACTGGCAAAGTCGTCTGAACGGCCTGCTGTTCAGTAACATCAAGAGGAGGCAAGCACAGTAAGCGGCAGTCCAAACGTATTCCACGCCAAGGTATGGATGGTGGAGAACAGTCCGCTGCCCCGGAAGTGTCGGTGATTGGGACGTTTGTCTTTTTGTTTCCTGTAAGCAAGACGTGAACTAGCGTGAGCAGTCAGATTGCCTACTAGCATCTCATCCCCTCGATCCTCGATTCTGCGAGGCCATCACTCAGACAGCTTGGCGCTAGCGGCGCAGCCTGTGGGAACTTGAGCCTGGTTTCACGGCTATCCGTGAGCTGAGTTGTTGGAGAGACGCGACAGCGGCACCTCGCGTGACCCTTCAGCTCTGCAGGCGGCGTTACTAACGATCTGGGGGCCATTCCAGCCACGTCCCAAAGTCCGACTACCTTCGTCGTGATCCGTGAAGTATTACCTATGGTATGATGGAGAGAGGCTGGCGTCGACGATGGGGTTCCGGAGGCCTATCCGAAGAATCAAGGTCGAGGCGTCCACTTCCACAGCCTTAGCAGTTAGATACTCTTAGTCGGGCACCGTTGATGAGACATGCTCGCATGGAAAACGGACCCGGAGAAGAGTTGATGGGCGAATCACCTTGCCACCCTGCTTCAACAATGGATCTATCTGTCTATTCCTGGTGACCGCTCTCACCCACTTGTTACGGGCGAGGGATCACCAAGCCCTTTGGGGGCCCCTCCTCCCAAATCCTGAACCAGGCAGCAGCATGGATTGGATGTCATCCACCCGTCTGCAACCCCGGCTTCACCGGCACCACTAGGCGAATCACCAAGGGAACAGTAGGAGAGGCCTACAGAGTATGGATACTGATTGGCCTTTTGGCTCGGCACGACAGCCTATGGGAACCCTTCAACAGGTCATTGTCAAACAGGCAGCCCAGCCATCCCTCATCCATTGTGCAATTCTTCACGCGCAGGCAGCTGAGCAGTAGCCTTGCATGGGCTTACGGCGTGAATCTCATCTCAGATCTGATCCCCCGGGCGCCAGCGGCTAACACACTGCTCCGGTCTTAGTCTAGACGTCATGAAGCGCGAAATCCCTTGAACAATAGGGTTTTACAAAATGCGAGGACGAAAGTGTCCCCCCCAGCCTCGGGCAAATGACTCCCTGGGAATCTCGGGACAGGGCTGGACCAGCCTAGCGACGCGGAGCATCGTGTAAACTTCACAAGTTCGCATCACCGCCGTCACGCCCTTGTCAAAACCCGCCAGGTAGCACCGCGTGCACGCAATCGCTCCAGCGGCCTCAGGTTTGGGAAGAACACTGTGGATTCTGCAAGAGGAGGAAATGGACCGGTGTCGGCGATAGAGGGACAGCGTGGGCGATTTAGTCACCGGTTCGCCGACGTGTCAACATGGAAGCGACCTGTCCTCTCCGTCATGGAGGATGACTCTTACGATGTGCTGTCCTTATCACCGCAAATATGGCCCGTTGCGGGGGAGACAAGTCCGAAGAGGTAATGTTACTGGACTGGACGGTTGAACCTACGATGCCTCTTTCAACCCGACCTCTCCCGTAGAAAGCGAGCCCGAACGATCGGAGGCAGAAAGGGCCAAGGTGTTCCGAACTCTTTGTCGAGCCCGTGTCGATTAGCTGCAATGGTTCCCGCTTTGCGCAATCCGAGACTCCACCGCCCACCTATCCGGCTCCCGCGTGACAGCTTGCTGGAGTCGCTGCGGCCCTGCGGCCACCTTTGAGTCTTGGCCTCTGTCCCCTCCCCGCCGGATATGCTTTTGCCCCAGATCTTGGGTTTCGCGCACGACTCGCGGTGGGAAGACTCGTGTCCAGTGACGAAGTCTCTCGGCTCCTCAGGgtccctctttttttttttctcccttaattataattagagtatCGGTACACTTTTAGCACGCATTCGAACGGAGTCCACGATGCTCTGTCTTTGCATTCATTCGTAAGGGACCCCAGGTGCTGGTAACCGAGGCACACGGCGGACGCGGCTGTCCCCAGTCAAAGTAGGCGCGCGTACGCAGGCGCAGGCGCAGCAGGAAAGCCAGCCAGCATTCGAGAGCAGAAAAAAACGTAGAGATTTAGAGTAGGTTGGCTGCCCGCGCTTGATTCAGCCTCCTTTTGTGGCtgtgtttttttttcttgctGCGACGAACATGGGAAACGTAAGGCTATCAAAAGAAAAACGCATGCGCCTTACGGGCTGGCAGGCAGACTACGGGGGAACTATTACAATGATTGTGGGATTTTACAAAGGTCATTTACGGATACGTTACCGAGTACATTTCATTGCGGAGCGGAGTCCAACATGAAGACGCGACGATCACGGCACTGCAGCATGCCAACGTTCATAGCCGTGTACGAAGACGCGAGAAGGAAAAGTGAAAGTAGGCTTTTGGCTTTCCGGGTATGCGGCGCTTGCGTTTGGCCAAGCCTTGTACTTTTGTTACGTATGACATATGTTCGGCAGGCTGTCCTGCAGGCTGGGCGGTATAATGTCTCTCAGCCGCTTTTGAGGGGTCAGGCTGCGAGGCTTTGTTGGTTGGTATGTAGGCTGACTTTGATATTTGGCTAAGGCTGATATTGGGGAAGTCGAGGGTGGGAGCCTGACATGGAGTTGGTGCATGGTAGCTAGGTTCTTTGCATCGTTTGCTGCGTTGCTTTTGATGCGTCATATGTGATCTCGTGATATATGTGAAAATTTCTACAGTTACCGGCTGGTGATTCTCTGGAACAAATGGACTACCTAGCAGTCAGGTAGGCAAGTAGGCGGTAGGCAACGAGGCCGATTCAGGACCGAGGCTAGCTAGCTATCTACCCATTCCGTTGAAGAGTGAGGGAAGCAAGAGGAGCACGGGAGAGTACGGGTAAGCATGTGAATCATCGTCGTTTTGAGGCCTCGTGGTGTTTTCTGCCTGGCTTGGCCGTTCCTCGGGAGGTGACGGGTGAGACGGCCACTTTGGGTTATTGGCCTCGCTTGGAAGCGGGAGGAAGAAAGGTGTGGAGGGACGAAGAGGATTTGTGTCCCTTTTTGTGTAAGTCATGCTTGATTGAAGAGTTTTCCTTGGGTGTCATGGGGAGATGTGATGACTCTTGATGTAAGCTTTCTCTTCTCTGGCGGTCGGAGGTCCTTTCGGATCTGGGTCGGGCTGGTGTGAGGGAAAAGGGTATGAGAATGCTCGACAATGACGGCCATGGTTGCTGCGATACTTACGCAGAGTTTTGGTGTGTGGTTTCTGTTTAGGGATGGACATGTTTGCATGCTGAGGTTGTTTGGTTGGGAAATTTGCGAGGCTGGATGTTACATGTCGAGGTCGAGGTGAGGTCTGAAGACTTTGATGGTGGAACCGTAGTTATCAAAGGTGCACAATACTCGCTCTGCTGGAGTTTCAAGTTGACAGTTATCAGATTACCCTGGCCATGAAACTCGTTTCCTATCCTCCCTTCGCGACGTAGAAGCAGATTGTGCTGCGGAGCGAAGTTTTTGTTGCAAGATGGATTTTAATATTGATAACTAGTGACGCTGTCCCCAAAACCAATCACGTTGGGAATCATAGGGAAATGTGTTCCCCTCACAAGGGAGAACACTACCAGACGATATTCGGCATGTAATACTGAGGAAAGAGACTGGGAACTGAAGGTATAAATAAACCTTGTAGTAGCTTAAGGAATGAAAATCAGACAACATAAACTCTCGGACTGAAAGTCACGGGTTCCACTCAATATAGTACTCACCATGTTGCTTCGACTAAGTTTTACAGATGTATCGCGACAGCATCGATGCTCGATTCCAAATTATCGGTCCCCCGAATTGCTGTCCTCTGCCAGTCACATATTCCGCGAAGGATACCCCATAGCTAAAGGGGTGGAGCATGCAAGGACTACATATAGTGAATCATATATCAAGGCTTTGGGTCGATGCTCCAGGAGCGACTCAGGGGGCCCAATAGGCTAACAGTTGGTAGCACAACAGAAGAATGAAAAAGGTCTTCCCACATCTAATGGTTGCCTTCTTAGACACGGTAGAATCCTGCAAAGAAAGGGTCTTTTAATATTCGCGTCGGGAACTGAGCTCTCAGTACCGGAAATCGCCTGAACTACTACTGGAACAGCTTAGTTGGTCGACTCTGATTCCAATGGTAGGGCTCGTGTCTGGTGTGTGCTTTGATGGGCGCATGAGGGCGAGGAAAGAAGCGTCTGGAAATGAGAACCGTGAGCAACCCACTCGGGATTCCTTATGTTGTCTTGCAGATGGGAATGGTGTCATTTCTGTGCGACCAGTATGGCAAGCATGTGCTAAATTAGGTTGAAGACGATGTGGTGAGTTCGTGATCATAGTGATAGTGTCAAAGCGTGGTCACTAGGAGCCCAATTACTGGACTCTAGGCATGGTGATGCACAAAGTTCGATCCTTTCCTGGTCTCTCTCTGCTGTCGTACGCGTAATGTACCCTCGGCAACGATTGATAGCGGAAGACTGTGATGACGACCCAGCTCCAAGACAAGACACCTCCTCTAGAAGCCGTTTGCGACAGCGTTTCTATGGCAGGGGCCGCTACGCTGCGAGAAGTAAACATAAATATTGTGGGTTCGCAGCAAGCATGAGCCATCGAATGACTTTGGGACACGCTGAACCGTTCTGCATCAAGTATCGAAACAATGTTTGCCTCCAAAGATCCTTGACAACCATTATGCAGTAGAACGCATCGTAGGCAGGGCGTAGTATCAGCGATTATCAGCTTTCTTAGCTCTTCTTAGACTTGCGACTTCTAAACACCGTATTTCTATCAAGGGGCCGGCCGTGAGACGATATCAAAGCCCCCTCCCCTTACCATTTGCCTAGTGTCGCTTCACCATTTAGCACCTCCGAGATGTTGCTGCACCTCCGAGATGTAACAACATTCTGACAGGAAAGAGCAAAAAAGAGGCCGGGTGAAGTGTCCCAGCGCGGACGTGACCTCTGACAGCTCTCCGCTAGCTAGACATACCAGTCTAGGCTATTCGCCATCAAGCAGTGCTGCTTCTCATGTATTGCCAGTGGAATAGGTAAGCAGTGACAACTATGTTCATAAACTTCCAGGCTGCTCTTGTTTCGAAGACCTACGAGGAACCTTCTCTCAGCTTTCCCTTGGCGACTTTGAGAGCTGTTTCAGCCCTTGACCAAGAGGCAGCAAAAGGCCAAGACCCAAGCCGACAAGGAAGCCGACAAAAAAGCGAACCCTCCCCCGAAGCGAAAGCGCCCCGCGAAGCCCAGCAAGAGTGCGAAGAAGCAAGCCCCGACCGCCGACGAGGCCGACAGCCAGCATGCTACCGACGCCGAACCGCGTATTGAGAAACAACAACCACCGATACGGCCTCCGCGCAGTAGAGAGCCGAGTCAGCATATTCAAATTCACTGTGGGCGGGTTACCGAGTATGTTGCTGCTCCAGAACCACATCTTCACCGTGCCCAGCAACCTTGCAGAGGTCATTAATCACTTGATGGGGGACCTTTGTTTAGAGGCTGTGAAATAGGGCAGGATTCAATACAGTCGGTGTAGACCCTGGAGTTGCTTGACTTGTAAAGTCTTTCATCGATGACATAGCGCGCACTTACCATAAGACGACGTGAAAGCACAAGTATCTACACCTAATCATCCTCCTCCTAGGAAAGGAGGCCGAGTATTGTGCTAGACTTCAAACGGAGAATACTGGACCGGGTAGCATTCATCGGCGTGGTAAAGGCGTTGTCATCGTGGGCACCCAAGTCCGGACAAGACATCTGCAAGCCAGGCTAGGAAGCTAGAGTACTGCACAAAGTGATAGCATGGCCTAAGCCGTAGCATCCCGCAGACCGAGCCTGTCGTGGGGAAAACATCATACAATCGATCAGTTACAATGAGCGTGGTGATCCAGTCTTGATTCCATGTTGATAACTACTCTGTACAAACAGCAAGAGACCTCTCCGTGAGAGGCTTGGTAGACTTTTTCTCAGTTGCACTTTAAAAGCAGCTTCATTTCTTCCCTTTTGCGTGACCGCTTTGCGTGTGCGTCACCCACGTCCAAATTTTGCAATTTCCCGAAACCAGAACCAAGAAAATACACCAGCAGATTCCTCTGCCAAACTGTGGCATGACGCGCTTAAGAGGCCATGTAGGTGCTGGCATCGATACCCTCCTTGGGGAACTCACTAAGAAATGCGTTAGAGACTTGACAAGATAAGCTGAGAGTTTTGAGAGAAACTTACGGAAGAGCAACCTCGAAGCGCTTCTCAATAGACTTGAGAACCTCCTGGTCCTGGTCAGTGCTCACAAAGGAGATGGCAAGACCCTTGGTACCGAAACGACCGGCACGACCGACTCTGTGCAGGTACGAGTCGGCATCGGCGGGCAGATCGTAGTTGATGGCCAGGTTGATACGCTCGATATCAATACCTCTGCCGAAGACATCGGTAGCAACGCAGATACGCTTGTTAAACTCCTTGAACTCTTTGTAACGGCGGATACGCTCCTCCTGGCTGACGCCGGAGTGGACGGCGATGGAGGGAAAGTTGCACTCTCTCAGCAACTTGTCCAGCTCGGTTGCACGCAGGGTGCTCTTGACGAAGATGATGACCTGGTTGAACTGAAGGTCGTCCAGGAGTTCGTTGAGCTTGCGGTTCTTCTCGCGCTCCTCGAGCTTGATGTAGTATTGCTGAAGACCGTGCAGGGTGAGCTTGGTGTCCTCGTCTACATAGTGCTCGGTAGGGTTCTGCATGAACTTTCTGCAGATGGGCTTGATGTCATCGGACAGGGTGGCTGAGAACATCATAACCTGCTTCTGGGTGGGGGTAGCGCGGAAGATCTCCTGGACGTCACGGCGCATGTCTGGTTGATGTTAGAGGTTTGGTCGGCGGCGGGTGTGAGGCCGTTACTCACCGATCTGGTCGAGCATCTTGTCGCACTCGTCGAGGACGAAAATGCGGACGCTGCCGAGGCGGAGAACCTTGTCGCGGACCAACGCGTTAAGTCGGCCAGGGGTGCCCACGATGACATGGGGGCAGGTCTCCTTGTTCTTGATCGTCTCGACATCCTTCTGGATGGGGGTACCGCCGTAGAAGACACCAGTCTTGATATCGGGCATGTACTTGCTGAAACGGTTGTACTCGTTGCGAATCTGGAAGGCAAGCTCACGAGTGTGGCACATAACCAACACGGAGACCTCGCCCTGAACGGGCTCAACTTGTTGCAGGGTGGTCAGGACGAAGACGGCTGTCTTTCCGAGACCAGACTTGGCCTGGCAGATGATATCTCCACCGAGGAGAGCCTGAGGGATACAGGTTTGTTGGACTGTTGGATCGCGCCGAAGTTAGATATGTGTTCCAAGAGCAGAAGAACGACGTAGAGGGCGTGCAAAGGGCCCGTCCATCTGCGCAAAGAAGCCATTTTGTCGAGTTGGTCTCCTCCTCCACTACGACAATACGCCAATCATTCAATCAAGATGATGACCGGGGCAGAGCACGAATCGCGAGCGCCGGCGTCGCATGCGCCCCGTGTCGCTCGCGACTGTGATACAAAAGAAGCCAGACCGCCGTGAGCCAAAGCTCTAGCAGCAACCGACCGACTGAAGTGCACTCGGGAACACCGCAGTGTTCGCGCAGCCTGGGGGTGCTGTCACGCTTCCCCCGAAACGGCCGCTTGTATAAATCCACCTGTCACCGGTGAATTCGCGAGCAGTGCCCGTACAAAAACTTGGATGTCCAACTTGACTCCCGCTTCTCGGTACgttttcttctctctcttctTCGATGGCGACGTCGATGGCTTTTTGTTCTTTGTGTGGCTTGCGAGATGGACGGACGCTTTGCTGATGGGGGAGGGGATGATGTATGGGTTAGGGTATCATAAACTCAGGACTGACCCTCCGAAGGATGCTCGAAACCGCAATCGCCAATAGCGCGGAGAAGCTCGGGCTTCAAAAGGAAGTCGCGGAAACCGGTCGAGTGGATGCCGACATAGCTGCCCTTCTTGTCGACGGCGTTACCGGCGGCAGCGTCAGCCTTCTTTCCGTTGGAGGCGGCCGCAGTCTCGTTGGTCTGGAGCTCCTCGTCGGAGTAGTCGATGAGATCCTCCTCAGCAGACATGTTGTCAATTGTCGGGGGTGTCGTTATTGAAGTGGCGGAGAAGAAATGGCCGTTGTACTGATGCGCAACGGCGAAAAAGGTCCCAAGGCTGCGGATGCGAAGCTTGAGATGTCAGGAGAGGCGTGACGATCTGTGTCGCGTGAAGAGGGAGGGTCGAAAGACTCTAAAAATCGCAGGAATGAAAAAACCCGCGTATTCGTGTCGAGAAAAGTGCACGACAGGCGGGGGGGATTAAAAGCGGATGGCAACTGGAGGTGCAGGGTTGGAGGGCGTGATGGAAGGAGGCGCCGTAGTTGATGTGGAAGTGGAAGATCCAAGGACGACGTGGAACTGGAGGCGAAGGGTGAGGCGGGCAGCGCAGGTCAAAAGCTTTCGCGTAAGGAAAGGCGGCTGAGTCTCACCCCCAAAAGGCGACGTCATGTGACCAGACCCGTTTTTGAGAAGACCGTGTCCATCTATGGTCCACACGGTGAACACCTGCCTTTAACCTTAACCTTTGAACTGGAGAAACACTCATGTTTGGCAGCCATACATCCCCACCACCCCTGCAGAAGTTTTTACGACAAGGTCTAACACTGACTCTCGTTGCAACGCAGACTTCAATGACACTCAGGGTCTGAAACGTGGGACAAATCGCAGGGAGGACGAGCGAGAATGGCAAAGCCCAAGAGCGAAAGCCTGCCAAACCGGCACGCATATACGCGGGTATCCTACCTGCATCAGGCCGCCTCATACCTGGCGACTCTGCAGATCCCGGGCGCCGACTCACTTCCAAACTCATCATCACGGTCTCAAGAAGACGCGCCGCTCGCCAGGATCGAAAACTTGCGCTCGACAAATGAGAAAGTTGCTCGTCGATTTGTCTCTGATATCCGAGCCGTCTCTCTCAAGGCTCAAATTCGCCCGAGCCCTTCGGTCAAGCAGATGATGTGCAAGTTCTGTGACTCACTGCTCATCGAGGGAATGTCTTGCACTACGACGGTTGAAAATATGAGCAAGGGCGGGAAGAAGCCTTGGGCCGATGTTATGGTCATTAAGTGCAAGACCTGCGACAATGTCAAGCGGTTTCCTGTCAACGCGCCCCGTCAGAAAAGACGACCTTTTAGGGAACCCAAGACTGTTGAAGGGCCGGACGCAATGATTGAGGACACGACAGCTGAAGCTTCTGCTCAATCGGCTGGAGGTGAATGAGAATTGGCTGCCCTTCTCTTCACCGAAACAAAACACCACCAAGTGATACCTGAGTGGTAAGCCGCTGTCAGAAGGCTCCTACATAGGGGAGACTGGGGCTTTCCAAGAAGAAGCTATGTCGCTCGTAGAGAGGCCAAAAACCTGGCAAACTCTTACATCAGGTATGATCTTTTTGGGGACAGGAAAACATGGGAATGCCTAACAAGACTATTAGAATCACTCGCGAAGCGCGCAGCTTATAGCTCGGCTCGACTACCAGATTAAAGACACTCCCAAAAGAAGTGGCAGCTAGATACCCTACCTCAAGCTTAGACTAAAAACATAGAATAAGCTTGGTGCATGGCTATTTATGATTTTTGTTCCGGGTCGGACGCTGCGATGGGTTCCGGAGATGTTGAGACATGAGCAATCCTCGATGAGAGTAGACTCATAATGGTCCCTTGGGTATGAGACGCCCTTATGTACTATCCATATGGATTTGCCGATCGGGCAAATATTACCAAGGAGATCTTGAAGCTAAAATGTCATGAAATTTTCGCTGCTACCGTTGTACCGAAATTACTTGTTTGCCAACACCTCTACGCCTTAGCATACTGCACGATGAATACCATCCTCCATCTTTCTAACTCCATCTTCGACCCCCTTGGCAGCGCCCCCCTTCTTGTGCTTCTCCTCATCGCCCTTGACGCGCACCCGCCTGCGGCTGTGATGCTTCTTCAGAACCTGCAAATCGATCTGATCATTCTCAATAAGTGTCTCCGTGACCTCGACAATGTCCGTCAACAATCGCTCAAGAAGATCGAACGTCATAGTCTCGCGGACAACGACGCGAAGGATCTCAATCTTTTCCTCATTGGGTGGGAGCGGGTAGTTGGGAATGATCCAGCCCTTGGCGCGAAGCATTAGGGAGACGGTCTCCTGCTTGATGTGTTCGTACTTGGCCTTGAACTCATCCGTCAAACGGAAAGAGACGACAGGCAGGCCGGCAACGTAGTCGGCCGAGGTCTCCCCCGGGGCAGCACTCTCGCCTCCAACGGCGGTGGCGGCCTGGTTCACAATCTTCTTTACAGCGCCGCTGGCTTCCTTGTGAGGTGCACGGCGGTGGATGTCGGAGACGACGGTGTACCATCCCGTGGCCTCGAGGCTCTGAGCGAGGATACGGGCGTTGGAGAGACAATTCTCCATAATGGAGCGGTAGCCGTCGAAGCCTAGGTGGATAAGGTTGTAGTATTGCACGATAACCTGTGCACCTGGGCGGGAGAAGTTGAgagtaaacgacttttctgtGCCTCCGAGGTAGTGAAGCTCGAAGATGAGGTCCTCTGGGAGGAAAGACTGGTCGCGCCAGATGATCCAGCCGAGGCCGGCGTAAACAAGGCCGTACTTGTGGCCTGAGACGTTGATTGACTTGACACGGGGGAGCTCAAAGTTCCTGCGGGCTGTAAGTATGTGATCAGAAGAGAACAAGCCAATATGACATACCACTTGGAACCGCCGACCCCTGCGTGGGTGAAAGGGGCGATGAAGCCACCAGAAGCGGCATCGACGTGAATGGGGATGTCGATGCCAGTCTCTTCCTGGTACTTGTCGAGAATCTGCGAAATCTCC is a window encoding:
- a CDS encoding glutamate decarboxylase is translated as MPLASHVNPEDIVQRLQATHITAPGNANASSHGTSSHIQPYDSRYTSQTNIPKYKIPDEGAPGDTVFQMIRDELDLDGKPNLNLASFVGTWMEPNATQLMQENLSKNLSDADEYPAMMEMHQRCISIISHLWGVQPGEKAIGSATTGSSEAIHLGGLAMKRRWQLKRKEQGKDTSKPNILMGSNAQVALEKFARYFDVEARILPVSKKSHYRLDPALVRENVDENTIGVFVILGSTYTGHYEPVEEISQILDKYQEETGIDIPIHVDAASGGFIAPFTHAGVGGSKWNFELPRVKSINVSGHKYGLVYAGLGWIIWRDQSFLPEDLIFELHYLGGTEKSFTLNFSRPGAQVIVQYYNLIHLGFDGYRSIMENCLSNARILAQSLEATGWYTVVSDIHRRAPHKEASGAVKKIVNQAATAVGGESAAPGETSADYVAGLPVVSFRLTDEFKAKYEHIKQETVSLMLRAKGWIIPNYPLPPNEEKIEILRVVVRETMTFDLLERLLTDIVEVTETLIENDQIDLQVLKKHHSRRRVRVKGDEEKHKKGGAAKGVEDGVRKMEDGIHRAVC
- a CDS encoding ATP-dependent RNA helicase SUB2 — translated: MTSPFGGETQPPFLTRKLLTCAARLTLRLQFHVVLGSSTSTSTTAPPSITPSNPAPPLRIRSLGTFFAVAHQYNGHFFSATSITTPPTIDNMSAEEDLIDYSDEELQTNETAAASNGKKADAAAGNAVDKKGSYVGIHSTGFRDFLLKPELLRAIGDCGFEHPSEASVHLASHTKNKKPSTSPSKKREKKTYREAGVKLDIQVFVRALLANSPAARTLRCSRVHFSRSVAARALAHGGLASFVSQSRATRGACDAGARDSGGGDQLDKMASLRRWTGPLHALYVALLGGDIICQAKSGLGKTAVFVLTTLQQVEPVQGEVSVLVMCHTRELAFQIRNEYNRFSKYMPDIKTGVFYGGTPIQKDVETIKNKETCPHVIVGTPGRLNALVRDKVLRLGSVRIFVLDECDKMLDQIDMRRDVQEIFRATPTQKQVMMFSATLSDDIKPICRKFMQNPTEHYVDEDTKLTLHGLQQYYIKLEEREKNRKLNELLDDLQFNQVIIFVKSTLRATELDKLLRECNFPSIAVHSGVSQEERIRRYKEFKEFNKRICVATDVFGRGIDIERINLAINYDLPADADSYLHRVGRAGRFGTKGLAISFVSTDQDQEVLKSIEKRFEVALPEFPKEGIDASTYMAS
- a CDS encoding RNAse P Rpr2/Rpp21/SNM1 subunit domain-containing protein, producing MAKPKSESLPNRHAYTRVSYLHQAASYLATLQIPGADSLPNSSSRSQEDAPLARIENLRSTNEKVARRFVSDIRAVSLKAQIRPSPSVKQMMCKFCDSLLIEGMSCTTTVENMSKGGKKPWADVMVIKCKTCDNVKRFPVNAPRQKRRPFREPKTVEGPDAMIEDTTAEASAQSAGGE